In Besnoitia besnoiti strain Bb-Ger1 chromosome IX, whole genome shotgun sequence, a single genomic region encodes these proteins:
- a CDS encoding LSM3, U6 small nuclear RNA associated isoform 2 family protein (encoded by transcript BESB_011680) — protein sequence MDSSTLLQEPLDIVRVSLDERVTVKCRGDRELVGKLHAYDMHLNMVLGDVEEVATTVAVDTITGDEQTKRTTRRLPLIFLRGDAIILVAPVNSSNQ from the exons ATGGATTCCTCAACGCTCCTCCAGG AGCCCCTGGACATTGTGCGAGTCAGCCTGGACGAACGCGTGACTGTCAAGTGCAGAGGAGACCGGGAACTTGTTGGCAAGCTGCAC GCGTACGACATGCATTTAAACATGGTGCTGGGCGACGTCGAGGAAGTCGCGACCACCGTAGCGGTGGACACGATCACAGGTGACGAGCAAACAAAG AGGACCACCAGGCGACTTCCACTTAtttttcttcgcggcgacgcgatcATCCTTGTGGCGCCGGTGAACTCGAGCAACCAGTGA
- a CDS encoding RNA pseudouridine synthase superfamily protein (encoded by transcript BESB_011690), with product MDAQNETRSRVPNRAAALSAAMAGDAPAYPLSGGEAGDVTTSAPRFPVPDDFKVVADPVYRAVKVVPPYWHTFETDVKMRWRDRSIFEVVTSEFRSRPTSYYQHAIDSGKFILVNQRACTRDTVLRNGDHLTHRTLEIEFAIPAATPVRILYEDEELLAVFKPAGIPVHPQGRYTQASLTGILKRFHLRQDASAYLHPINRLDRVTAGVVILAKNPTQARTLTTAIASAIKIYVARVRGNFAEIVERVRAAARACPPSAERGVSLEVTATAAACSTDADTFDERKLSRADEHRDGRGTKNNFVNGLTHENTTDSNSTGSAPTLLRETDTSPDAPSLEKDISGTAEHRKSPESAPSVTERRKRKEEKRRQKAEKKLRREEQYEQRQREHELKMSRQNAADEDFSIEEATRRGIFSVITVSAPHKRPPVSCRSAEQTTSATGDHSTVLASNDAACAEGACEGRASGSPGGCCSRTQDPSPEVQHEQTWLKVSARLVVSSCLVGRQLAVGWNEELGKEAETVFKTLHYDENSGTSLVACVPLTGRTHQIRKHLHILGASIIGDALYSSSSTSRIPESPLESSPEDIVAVTSLADSTVAKNRPPGDASALPRRASSERSVPVSFSLDELREVNRGSIDCICPQCRRLTNTNSTALDTSQVGDCRFLGALREIAGLSDVAVSPDGQTAEARYVIEEPCAIDLISFAYLFDTPSNGSGAAATDAPRGCDASEWLQPTAGDGKIETPKGLRSDCGFPEVAAAAEAAHGRRKSPGVTTCVHRTESKGLAGASPSDRTGKASTPDAAVASPCHSTRFLIACPPDIMPTWTYPAAPQELRSLFGCLRALRKFNKSSEAGASR from the exons ATGGACGCGCAAAATGAAACGCGGAGCAGAGTCCCGAACAGGGCTGCTGCCCTCAGCGCTGCCATGGCGGGCGATGCACCCGCGTACCCCCTCtctggcggcgaggccggagATGTGACTACTTCTGCACCTCGCTTTCCCGTGCCTGACGACTTCAAGGTTGTCGCCGATCCTGTTTACCGTGCGGTCAAAGTGGTGCCCCCGTACTGGCATACTTTCGAGACCGATGTGAAAATGCGCTGGAGAGACAGATC CATTTTTGAGGTCGTTACCAGCGAGTTCCGCTCGCGACCGACGTCTTACTACCAGCATGCGATTGACAGCGGGAAGTTCATCCTGGTGAACCAGCGGGCTTGCACACGCGACACAGTCCTCCGCAATGGCGACCACCTCACGCACAGGACGCTTGAGATTGAG TTCGCTATACCGGCCGCAACTCCCGTACGCATTCTTTACGAGGATGAGGAGCTTCTCGCAGTTTTCAAGCCGGCTGGCATACC AGTTCACCCGCAGGGACGGTACACACAGGCCTCCCTCACTGGGATTCTGAAGAGGTTTCACTTGCGACAGGACGCGTCCG CGTACTTGCATCCCATCAACCGTCTCGACCGAGTCACGGCAGGAGTTGTTATTCTGGCAAAAAACC CAACGCAGGCACGAACTCTGACTACTGCCATCGCTTCTGCCATTAAGATTTACGTCGCGAGAGTGCGAGGAAACTTCGCCGAAATCGTGGAACGCGTCAGGGCGGCCGCCCGTGCATGCCCTCCATCTGCTGAGCGGGGCGTGTCTTTAGAAGTcacggcgacagcggccgcTTGCTCCACTGATGCAGACACCTTCGACGAACGCAAGTTATCGCGCGCCGACGAACATCGGGATGGGCGTGGCACAAAGAATAATTTTGTCAATGGACTGACGCATGAGAATACAACTGACAGCAACTCAACTGGCAGTGCGCCAACACTCTTGCGGGAGACGGACACCTCTCCAGACGCCCCGTCGTTGGAAAAAGACATTTCGGGCACCGCAGAACACAGGAAGAGCCCAgagtccgcgccctccgtcacagagaggcggaagaggaaagagGAAAAGCGTCGCCAGAAGGCGGAAAAGAagctgcggcgagaagagcAATATGAGCAGCGTCAACGGGAGCACGAACTGAAGATGTCGCGACAGAACGCAGCCGACGAGGATTTCTCCATAGAG GAGGCTACGCGTAGAGGCATCTTCTCCGTTATCACGGTTTCGGCGCCACACAAGCGACCGCCCGTCTCTTGTCGAAGCGCTGAACAGACGACCTCAGCCACAGGAGATCACTCTACTGTTCTGGCATCGAAtgacgcggcgtgcgccgaaGGAGCATGCGAGGGCagagcgagcggcagccCTGGAGGCTGTTGTTCCAGGACACAGGATCCATCTCCTGAAGTTCAGCACGAGCAGACGTGGCTTAAAGTCTCTGCTCGTCTGGTCGTGTCCAGCTGCCTCGTAGGGCGGCAATTGGCGGTGGGCTGGAATGAGGAGCTTGGCaaagaagcggagacagtTTTCAAGACGCTTCACTATGACG AGAATAGCGGGACTTCCCTTGTGGCTTGCGTTCCGCTCACTGGTCGGACTCATCAGATCCGCAAGCACTTGCATATCCTAGGTGCCTCGATTATCGGAGACGCCTTGTATTCATCCAGTTCGACTTCAAGAATACCGGAGTCGCCGCTAGAGTCTTCCCCAGAGGACATAGTTGCGGTAACCTCACTTGCCGACTCTACCGTTGCAAAGAACCGGCCGCCCGGCGATGCCAGTGCTCTTCCTCGGAGAGCGTCCAGCGAGAGAA GCGTACCGGTTTCCTTCAGCTTAGACGAGCTACGGGAAGTGAATCGTGGAAGTATTGACTGCATCTGCCCACAGTGCAGAAGGCTTACAAATACGAATTCTACAGCACTCGACACCTCTCAGGTGGGTGACTGCCGCTTCCTGGGAGCGCTTCGGGAAATCGCTGGACTTTCCGATGTGGCTGTATCGCCCGATGGCCAGACGGCAGAAGCGCGATACGTGATTGAGGAGCCATGCGCGATTGACCTGATTTCATTCGCCTATCTCTTCGACACACCAAGCAACGgatcgggcgccgcggcgacagacgccCCACGAGGATGTGATGCATCGGAGTGGCTACAACCGACTGCAGGTGATGGCAAAATCGAGACTCCAAAAGGTTTGCGTTCCGACTGTGGGTTTCCCGAGgtagccgctgctgcagaggccgcacaTGGGCGACGAAAGAGCCCCGGAGTCACCACGTGTGTTCACAGAACTGAATCAAAAGGTTTAGCGGGGGCGAGCCCGTCCGACAGGACAGGAAAAGCTTCGACCCCCGATGCCGCCGTTGCCTCGCCGTGTCATAGTACCCGATTTCTTATTGCGTGCCCCCCGGACATCATGCCAACTTGGACTTatccggcggcgccgcaggagctcCGTTCCCTTTTCGGCTGTTTGCGCGCCCTGCGGAAGTTTAACAAGTCTTCGGAAGCGGGAGCTTCCAGGTGA
- a CDS encoding ferredoxin NADP+ oxidoreductase FNR (encoded by transcript BESB_011700) has translation MTDALTPLRFLIPFILLATPAAVVKDVVGFLVGDLQAVGLQQRGSASWQVPGSAASFERGSASRFRPSSPLLCKVVSVSQVTHDSSTLGVSDAPHVFSVVLDHGQQLQFVEGQSIGIKPPAPPGAHVSQNEGNTTTGSEVSEGEHTPSAQYSSGSPVPGAPSVAKRYAHPRIYSIASSRHGDDGFGRTLTLCVKKHVYADPSTGRRDAQKDGICSTFLCNVKCGDMVEVTGPMGKALLLPSQAETPLVMLATGTGVAPFRGHLQALGRGQRNRDALGEGSEAACPKHPKVLLFIGARTAETVPYLEEWKGLEAQRGGDVEVHFALSRQMQNARGGRLYIQDVVWQEREKVWKALKLDGGHFYACGLKGMMTGIQEVLEEMAEEKGFSRDHLIKLLKQQRRWHVEVY, from the exons ATGACAGACGCTCTCACGCCTCTGCGGTTCCTGATACCGTTCATTCTGCTCGCCACCCCGGCAGCCGTAGTAAAAGATGTCGTAGGCTTTCTCGTCGGAGACCTCCAGGCTGTCGGGCTTCAACAGCGAGGCTCGGCGTCATGGCAAGTGCCGGGGAGCGCAGCTTCCTTCGAGAGGGGCTCGGCTTCAAG GTTCCGTCCATCGTCGCCCCTACTTTGCAAAGTCGTTTCTGTTAGCCAGGTGACTCACGACAGCTCAACTCTCGGTGTCTCGGACGCCCCGCATGTTTTCTCAGTTGTGCTGGACCATGGGCAGCAACTGCAGTTCGTGGAGGGGCAATCCATTGGCATCAAACCGCCAGCTCCGCCAGGCGCCCATGTATCGCAGAACGAAGGTAATACTACTACAGGATCAGAAGTGTCGGAGGGAGAGCACACACCGTCCGCGCAGTACAGCTCAGGATCGCCGGTTCCCGGCGCACCGAGCGTCGCCAAACGCTATGCACACCCGCGCATCTACAGCATCGCCTCGAGCCGGCACGGTGACGACGGGTTTGGTCGTACGCTAACCCTC TGCGTCAAGAAACATGTTTACGCGGATCCGTCGACCGGCAGGAGGGATGCGCAGAAAGACGGCATCTGCTCCACGTTCCTTTGCAACGTCAAATGTGGAGACATGGTTGAAGTGACAG GCCCCATGGGAAAGGCCTTGCTGCTTCCCTCGCAAGCAGAAACCCCTCTTGTGATGCTGGCGACTGGCACAGGCGTTGCGCCATTTCGCGGTCACCTTCAGGCTTTAGGCAGAGGCCAAAGAAACCGCGATGCCCTCG GCGAGGGCTCTGAGGCAGCGTGCCCGAAGCACCCGAAAGTTCTTCTTTTCATCGGCGCCAGAACAGCCGAGACCGTGCCGTACCTGGAGGAATGGAAGGGTCTCGAGGCACAGAGAGGTGGAGACGTGGAAGTCCACTTTGCTCTCTCAAGGCAAATGCAGaatgcgcgcggcggccgtctgTACATACAA GACGTCGTATGGCAAGAACGTGAAAAAGTGTGGAAGGCACTGAAACTCGACGGCGGCCACTTTTACGCGTGTGGTTTGAAGGGCATGATGACAGGCATTCAAGAAGTTTTAGAAGAAATGGCAGAGGAGAAAGGGTTCTCCAGGGACCATCTAATTAAATTGCTCAAGCAGCAACGCCGATGGCACGTCGAGGTCTACTAA
- a CDS encoding hypothetical protein (encoded by transcript BESB_011710): MRKDSRHGGGCAVLSRVSRAPVRGEECSLRRLGSPSVAFCVFASLSLFVACASGHNTPPSTPDGNNLVEDDSFMSSSDDEASLQSSYNGEEEIFSLAFAKREAGQPSFEDDDQNISSRRSGFLDGDTQYRMGTAQPEQTTTLQSTLPAFPSPAAPAQSERAAISSGSEPQLVPASGLSETNISPSAVGDLFEPSRKSSLAGGAAALSTAPPAAQASSAASRPTGRSSRGVSRSEGVAPPRSTDLLPRAGSATRSPAASIRKEPPFQVSGFTESETLDDYYTIVGRAAMGVVRTASLRGIEAPAAQPLAARIAATRPIPLRKGESGGTDVVMTETAPDPAAEADPLEAAASDAPQESTEERKSLHNSATRKAVTLRPRTPTWSSTIPRGEASVSHADPKTSRTFRRDGRMRQLQRKLTAAVIASLVMAALLLIIKSFNGEEQDRVAAASGSTGSQRSQP, translated from the exons ATGAGGAAGGACAGTCGACATGGAGGGGGCTGCGCAGTGCTCTCACGAGTCTCGCGAGCCCCTGTCCGGGGAGAGGAAtgctcgcttcgccgcttgGGCTCGCCCTCCGTTGCGTTCTGCGTCtttgcctccctctctctcttcgtagcctgcgcctccggccACAACACTCCTCCATCGACTCCTGATGGCAATAACTTGGTGGAGGACGACTCATTCATGTCGTCttccgacgacgaggcgtctTTGCAGTCTTCCTACAATGGAGAGGAGGAAATTTTTTCCCTTGCGTttgcgaagcgcgaggcgggtcAACCCTCGTTTGAAGACGACGACCAGAATATTTccagcagacgaagcggTTTTCTTGATGGAGATACGCAGTATAGGATGGGCACGGCGCAACCTGAGCAAACAACCACTCTGCAGTCTACGCTTCCGGCATTTCCAAGTCCCGCGGCTCCCGCCCAGTCCGAACGGGCAGCCATATCTAGCGGGTCGGAACCTCAGCTCGTGCCAGCTAGCGGCCTGAGCGAAACTAACATATCGCCTTCCGCGGTTGGCGATCTCTTCGAGCCCTCTAGAAAATCGAGCCTCGCAGGGGGTGCCGCAGCGCTATCGACGGCCCCACCAGCTGCGCAAGCCTCgtcagcggcctcgcgcccgacAGGAAGGTCCAGCAGGGGCGTGTCCAGGTCCGAGGGCGTGGCACCTCCTCGCAGCACGGatctccttccgcgcgccggctCGGCTACGCGTTCCCCAGCGGCGAGCATTCGGAAGGAGCCGCCTTTTCAGGTCTCGGGTTTCACGGAGTCGGAGACTCTTGACGACTACTACACGATCGTCGGTCGTGCGGCAATGGGCGTGGTCAGGACTGCGAGCCTTCGTGGCATAGAagctcccgcggcgcagcctctggcTGCTCGGATCGCTGCGACACGCCCCATTCCCTTGAGgaagggcgagagcggcggaacAGACGTTGTGATGACGGAGACAGCACCGGATCCAGCAGCGGAAGCGGATCCGCTTGAAGCTGCAGCGAGTGATGCGCCTCAGGAAAGTACTGAGGAGCGGAAAAGCCTGCACAACTCAGCcacgaggaaagcagtgacATTGAGACCGCGCACACCCACGTGGTCCTCTACCATCCCGCGAGGGGAAGCCTCCGTGTCGCACGCCGACCCCAAAACCAGTCGCACGTTCAGGCGAGATGGGCGAATGAGGCAACT ACAGCGAAAACTGACAGCCGCCGTCATCGCTTCGCTCGTAATGGCAGCCTTGCTTCTCATAATCAAGTCCTTCAACGGCGAAGAGCAAGATCGGGTCGCAGCTGCCTCAG GCTCTACAGGCTCCCAACGCAGCCAGCCCTGA